In a genomic window of Deltaproteobacteria bacterium HGW-Deltaproteobacteria-2:
- a CDS encoding carbon starvation protein A produces the protein MIKKIFWIIICLIGAVAFGAVVGVWNPSEKVNALWIVTAAACIYLVTYRFYSAFIAAKIFALSGDHKTPAFTMRDGIDYHPTNRYVLFGHHFAAIAGAGPLIGPMLAAQFGYLPGFLWILIGAALCGAVHDMVILVASVRRNGHSLAQIARDEVGPIGGVAASFAILFIIIVALAGLGLAVVNALTHSAWGTFTIAMSIPIAFFMGFYLYKIRRGKVGEVTVIGVTLLIAAVIGGHYIPGSGLEPIFNLNRNTLIICMALYGLIASVLPVWMLLCPRDYLSTYMKIGTILLLAVGVIFIAPNLQMPALTKFIGGGGPVIPGRIFPFMFITIACGAISGFHALISSGTTPKMISSEKDIRLIGFGSMLVEGFVSMMALVAACILLPGDYFAINTTLSFDQLAAIGFPVDRIKELSAMVEVNVVGRPGGAVSLAVGMASILGSLPGMNGLMPYWYNFALMFEALFILTTVDTGTRVARFLVQEMGGFVYKPLARRGWYPGIFISSLFVVGCWGFLIYTGTVKTIWPMFGVANQLLAAIALGVGTTIIIKESKLRYSMVTFIPMLFMFTTTLTAAVQLIISYWTKGRAEMALGLATLHTILVSVMAILAVVALLNMIHRWYLLVIKKEGLAPRSPDGKVMYPNVAGETCDANELHL, from the coding sequence ATGATTAAGAAAATATTTTGGATAATAATTTGCTTAATCGGAGCCGTGGCATTTGGCGCGGTTGTGGGAGTATGGAATCCTTCAGAAAAAGTGAACGCTCTGTGGATTGTAACTGCCGCTGCGTGCATTTATCTTGTGACATACAGATTTTACAGCGCCTTTATTGCAGCAAAGATATTCGCGCTCTCCGGCGACCATAAGACGCCTGCCTTTACAATGCGTGACGGCATAGATTATCATCCTACGAACAGATATGTACTCTTCGGGCATCACTTTGCGGCCATCGCCGGCGCCGGTCCGCTCATCGGGCCGATGCTGGCGGCTCAGTTCGGTTATCTTCCCGGTTTCCTGTGGATACTTATAGGAGCAGCGCTCTGCGGAGCCGTGCACGATATGGTGATTCTGGTGGCTTCGGTGCGCCGTAACGGGCACTCACTGGCGCAGATTGCACGGGACGAAGTGGGTCCAATTGGAGGAGTTGCCGCATCATTCGCTATTCTTTTTATCATCATCGTTGCTCTTGCCGGTCTGGGGCTGGCGGTGGTCAATGCCCTCACCCACAGTGCCTGGGGCACGTTTACAATTGCCATGTCGATTCCCATTGCTTTTTTTATGGGCTTCTATTTGTACAAAATACGTCGAGGGAAAGTGGGTGAAGTAACTGTCATCGGAGTTACACTTCTCATCGCGGCAGTCATTGGCGGTCATTATATACCAGGCTCTGGGCTTGAACCCATATTCAATCTCAACAGAAACACTCTGATAATCTGCATGGCCCTGTACGGCCTTATTGCATCGGTTCTGCCCGTATGGATGCTTTTATGCCCCAGGGACTACCTCTCAACGTACATGAAGATAGGGACGATCCTGCTGCTGGCGGTAGGCGTGATTTTTATCGCGCCGAATCTGCAAATGCCGGCCTTGACAAAATTCATAGGCGGCGGCGGTCCGGTTATTCCCGGCAGGATATTTCCCTTCATGTTTATTACCATCGCGTGCGGAGCCATATCCGGTTTCCACGCTCTGATATCTTCCGGCACTACACCTAAAATGATAAGCTCGGAGAAAGACATACGCTTGATTGGTTTCGGGTCGATGCTGGTGGAGGGTTTCGTTTCGATGATGGCGCTTGTTGCGGCGTGCATCCTGCTGCCGGGCGATTACTTCGCGATTAACACTACTCTTTCGTTCGACCAACTGGCGGCCATTGGTTTTCCCGTTGACCGCATCAAGGAACTTTCCGCTATGGTAGAAGTCAACGTGGTAGGACGTCCCGGCGGCGCGGTTTCTCTTGCTGTGGGTATGGCCTCTATTCTGGGCAGTCTGCCCGGAATGAATGGCCTTATGCCTTACTGGTATAATTTCGCGCTGATGTTCGAAGCCTTATTCATCCTTACCACTGTTGATACAGGCACGCGCGTGGCGCGTTTTCTAGTTCAGGAAATGGGGGGATTCGTCTATAAGCCGCTCGCACGCCGGGGATGGTATCCCGGCATATTCATATCAAGCTTGTTTGTTGTTGGCTGCTGGGGATTTCTTATTTACACCGGGACGGTAAAAACTATCTGGCCGATGTTCGGCGTGGCGAATCAGCTTCTAGCGGCCATCGCGCTGGGTGTAGGAACCACGATCATCATTAAGGAAAGTAAACTGCGTTATTCCATGGTAACTTTCATTCCCATGCTTTTCATGTTTACAACGACCTTGACTGCTGCAGTTCAGTTGATCATATCCTATTGGACAAAAGGCCGGGCTGAGATGGCCTTGGGCCTTGCCACTTTACATACAATTCTTGTTAGC